The following is a genomic window from Xenopus laevis strain J_2021 chromosome 2L, Xenopus_laevis_v10.1, whole genome shotgun sequence.
aatttggaactggatttcattttttattatttgtggttcttgggTTATTTAGCAGatttccagtttgcattttccgATCCAGTTGCTACcctccaaaataccctagcaaccatgcattgctttgaataagagactggaatatgaaaagtggcttagaattgaaCATTCTAAATAACTAGTTGCATGCGTGATTATTatgccaaacaccagaaatgaggCCGACTGGACAGCATGTGTACTAAATCATTACACACAAAGAAATCCATTTCAAGGTtctcatatattttcatatctttTCTGACCCATAATTgaacttgctttatggcagggatttcaCATTCAGACTAATAGTCAGTATCCCATATAACAAAGCAAGAGcaatcaacatttatttaaaggaacagaatacCTTCTTCTTCAGTGAattaggcttgtgctgaacatactttctgcctattgtattaatcacaaaaaaaatcagaaatcgtGTACAATCTGAATGGCTTtgcatatttattctgttaatgtagtgacaatatatatatatatatatatatatatatacagtatgtttggccaaaagatatcaagcctgccaccacgtcaaggtagactcTCTGAGCAGGACCCTAACCTACTCTATCCTAATTATTAGATAATATTCTATTTAACTCTGTCAGTTCTACACTGACCTACACAAACAAATccccaaacaattaaatattagaggaaggcaaaaaaaaaaacccatctgtgtCCAACATGgatcagattgggaaaaaaaatccttcctcacTCAGGGACTAATCCTCACAGGATAGTCCCAGGTTTAATATTCTCTATCTATACTATTTATCTGTCTATGTGTCTGTCCatcagtctgtcagtctgtctctctgtccatccttccgtctgtctgtctatactTGTTTTATGCTGTTTCTCCTATACTGCCCTTACATTTTATCACTTTAGTACCTCTGTTATTATattgatgtgacttgtgcttttatGACTCCTACATCCTGCCATCTTATTCTGTTTATAAATCTTTCCTCCCATTTTGATTTATTACCACGGATGATAAGGTTGAAAAAGTTCAACCCTTCCCTCGTGCAAGTATTAtaaacagaggaaggcaaaagccATCTACCTCCAATATGGCTCAGATgtggaaaaatccttcctggctccaataTGGCGACTGGTATTGCCCATAGATGAAAAATGTAGAAAACCTATTTTCAGTCTGGCACCATATCCCCTTTGTCATCAGTTTTATGTGTCAGTGTCTGTTTATATTGCCTGCAACTATCCTTTACAAATATAATCTGATTGTATTCATGTTATTAAGTGAGAGCCCTTTAGTTATATCCCTTGGCCGAACATATTAGATGTACCTGATGGAAATTGAGTTGGATCCAAGGAGAGGTGAGATGTAGAACCTGTAATGGGCTAAAAGAAAGCAGGAGTTGCTCAATGTTGTGTCCTGAAAtattgatattaaaggagaaccaaatccatgctaataaaaacccctaccccctccctgctgcccccagcctaggtggcacctttggtaaatgcccctaactctataattacccctcggtgcagattcagggcatcagagttcacaggcgtcatcttcttctcttcggtaatctatGGGAATAGAGCGTCataacggcgcatgcgcagttggagcaatctgccgtttcgcgacaactgcgcatgcgccgaaagtcgcAGAATTTACCGTAGCGCCAGAATAAGATCCAaatattactgaagagaagaagatggcacctgtgaactgtCATGCCCTTAATCTgcacctaggggtaagtaaagagtgaggggcatttaccaaaggtaacatctaggctggggaagcagggagaggggtctatgtagggtaggggatagggttttttattagcacTGGTTTGGTTCTTTTTTAATTGTGACAGTGGTATGTATGAGATGTGTGGCTGAAGGTGAGGGCCACACtggatctaggggtaggcagaagcaaGTGCCTCAGGTGTCACAGTTGGATGTGAGACTGAAGAGGGAGCAGATTACTTGCAGAGAGAACTGCCAACAAGTGGTAAGAGTTGTAGCAGGTGAAAGTGAGCAGCAGTGGTGAACACTGAGAGGCAACAGATAAGGGCCAATGTTTTaggccaaaaatatatatatataatatataagatagGGCAAGTCATGAGTGCTAAAGATAGAGGCTAGTGGAGGAGCTGATTGTCTGCTGAGAGCACTCAGGATTGCCAGCAAGTGGAGAGTAGCGGCAGGGAGGAGTAAACAGAGGCGGTGCACAAAGAGCAGGGGGGGGGGTCTAAGAACTTAAGAAACTTAACTGATCTCAATTGAACTCTGGGCTCACTCAAAAATAGGGCAAGAAATGGAGACTGTTGGTAAGAGTCAGAGATGGACAAGGGCCAAAGATGGAGGCGTGGTGATAAGGACCAGATCTAGGTCTAATAGACAGGGCCAAAGATGGGTGCCGATGGAGAAAAGCAgagatggggcaatcatagggactgATGTTATGGACATGAAATGGAGACCAAAAGATGATGGGCAAGGGCCAGAGGTAGAGGCAATGATGGTGGCTGGCTCTAAGAGGTAAAAATGGCTGTCTGTAGAAATGTACCCATACGAAGCCGTGACAGGTGGTCCTCGGTGCTGGATTTTTCAAATGCTCAGATGTTTTCATCTTCACTGTTCTTCAATGGAGACTGGATAGAATAAAATGACAgggttaaatgatgttaatggttggTAAATATAGCTAAAGAAACCTGACTTTCTTGAAGTGGCTCAGCTCTTCCAACTGTCATTCAGATATGATAACTCCATGCTTTTCTCATTTGAAGAATCGCTGCCCGCCTCTTCCATGAGCATCCTCGGCTGCTTGAAATATTTCTTGTCTAGTGTTAACTGtagtaaagaaaacatttatctGTTATTATtgaatgcacatttttatattaaagatcAGTTTAAAGATTTTATCACATTAGATTCAATTCACATGATTTCATATTGCTGAGTATTAAACACTCAAAtatcatatatagatattattgCCAAATGGATTTTATTAGTTCTAATTCcattactatatatttttggttttGAAAAGTTTTGGGGAACCAGTAATATTGTAGTCCAGTTTATTCTTCACTCTATATGCCGGGAGGAACACAGTCTGTACCTGGGCAAAGAGATTGCTGCCttgccacacacacatatatatataatacaaattggGGAGTTGTTGGTGTTTATCTCTTGTTACCAATCTTCAATTTATTGAGCCCAGCTTTGACAAATATTTGGAGCAAATTACTTAGGGgaattatattcttatttttaactccaaaaatgtttcattattttctgaaaaaagattCACAGCAAAATATACTGATACTTTACCCAAGATTACCTTTACACAGTACATGCATTGTCTTTGCATATTGCAGTCAGGTACTTACTTCTGCAGGATAGAGAGGTGGTGGTACTTCCTGGCGTTCCAGCTGCTCCCAGTTGATGGAATTAAAAACTGGGTGTGCTCGAATGTTTCCAATAAAGCCAAGACGCTTCTCTGGGTCCTTCTCTAGGAGCTGCagaaaaagaatatttatatatttactcatTTCTACTGAAGTGAAGCTCTGTACTTGCTATTACTCAGTGAGATATTTTTGTCCAGTGCACAGAACCTCATCCCACCCACTGGCCCCAATGCACATGCGCAGGAAGTGTGACATAGTATACgtggaaggaagtgatgtcatatgcATGCACGTTATGTCACTTTCCACCATGCATGGGCTCTGCAGCCCTCTAGGTTCCCCCCTCCTTTGCTACCAGACTTAGTAAACAAGCCTTGTGGCAGCGGGAAAActgtttataaattaattttttaccatatatgcagtgttggactgggacaccaagggcccacccaaaaagcatagaccaggggcccaccaagaaaatttagaccaggggtccactcttagtactattattcttcctcttctcgcTCAACCtcaattctcctagtctctttagttatacatattataatctattattccatctatttagcctctttgttttcatagaaatagggaatggccatgaaataagtcaaatgtttagcagcatgagggcccactgacacctgggcctttTCCTGGTaaccctgtgggccagtccgacactgcatatatGCACCCAAGGGTCCCCCCTTAAAGCTTCTGCTTTGGGCACAGGCCCACGGatgcttaaatataaatatggccctgccagTAGTATCCCCTCATCGTAATGAGCCAGTCAGACTGCATGGTATCCCACAGCCATGAATGTGAGGATTAGAGCTGCTACTAGAACAATAGGAGCGCCATTATGttcctggagatttattatagcaGCACTAGGGAAATACTCTTGTTCTCGTACCTACCTTGTGCAGAAGATCTTTTATTTCAGCACCAAGACATTTCGGGAAAAGGGGCTCATCATGGATAACTGATGAAGTGAATGGTGTCATGCCGGTGGCCATTTTGCAGATGACAATTCCTAGCGACCACCAGTCTGCTCCGGCATCGTACTCTCTCCGTTGTAAAACCTTGGGAAGAcagagcagattatttttcaccACACTCTTAAGAATGTTCTGGATTATTACTGCTAAAACCTTAATGGGTATTTAACTAAACCTTTATACAATGATTCTGTCACTTATCACATGACCATTTGTActggtaagtccacacagggtattttggggagatttgcgccgcctaaaatgaaaaaacgccggcgctaatcacgcggcaattcgttttccaaagtcgtcagAAGTTTTGtgaggctacttcggaaaacgaaccaccgcgtgtgattagcgccggcggtttttcattttagccggcgcagagtcaggtaaggcgtttggggagattggtggccgcaaaaacgaggtgattagtcgcctggcgaccaaatctccctaaaacgcccagtgtggcctgaccctaaaactaAAGAACATGCTACAAACTCTAAATACTAAGCAGTTGAAGTGATGATAAAATCAATGTAAACTAGCAAAGAGATCAGGTTTTCTAATTCCTCTGAgctatataattttattcagAGCAACTCACCTCTGGGGCCATGTATTGCACTGTTCCAGCCTTGCCTTTAACTTTCCTCTGGCCAAACATTCCCTCTACAGCCACACCAAAGTCAGCGATCTTTATGTGTCCCTCGCCGGTCAACAGGATGTTATCCAGTTTGATGTCCCTGCAAGGAAGACATTAAGTTTTAGGAAATGCTAATGGGGTTTTAGGGAACAAACACAGGTGGTAGAAGTTGATCCCCATCCTTGAAGCCTATTAACTCCTGACTATAAAAAATCAGTGACCCTCATTATAACACCTCTTCCATGAATGCTAAAAATCCAAACATTATAGAGCAGAGGACACAAATTCCCTTTTAATGGTAGAGAGGAGTGGATAGAAGAGATGGATATGGATATATATTTTGAATGTTAACAAGAACTATTGCTGATGCCCAGTGGATAGGTTAATATATGCCCAGatacagattgtaagctcaaaCAGCAGAATCCTCATTACCTCTTTTATTGGTCAATATTTGTATGTCTATTCTACAGTGTTGTGACTATgctgtgaatatatataataataataataatagtatcacacatgattaattatatctaggttTAAACTCCTTGGCCCTTTCATTCTAAAATGAATACAACACTGACTGATTTTTTCCCTAATTGCGTCTTTACTGCCAGTCTATAAAGTCCTCAAAGCTGAACATgtagaagaagaaataaatgttaCAGAAAAATAATAGCAGAGTATTGGATACATTTTACTTACCGATGGACAATCCCGTTGGCGTGGAGGAACTGCAGGCCGCATATGATCTCTGCTGTGTAGAatctttgcaaataaaataaaaaaaatcaaacaaaaagtcAGCCAGTTGGCATTCTCAtactgaataaatacatttcctgATATACTCTTTGTAAAATTCTTTCTTCACCACCATAAGTGTGCTTACACTGTACTATAACATCCAGTACACTAGTTACTGACCAGTGGGTCTCAGAAGCAGCACTGACCAAGAATAGCCCCATGTGAACTTCTATTGGTCAGactcataataaaatataatcataaaaCTGTGGCTTGAGGGAAAGGTTCAGGTGTGCTAGCTTGTGGTTTACCCACCAAGGCCTCACATGCTCCTTCCAAGcataaaaccccaaaaatgtgttttgctagTTGGGGTCCTAATGCAATTTATTAGGGGTCATTCTCAATGCCCTatgcagtgcaaagtgcaataaatgaCTATAATCTGGAAACATGGTCTTAGGTCAACTTATAAGAAGGAACCACAGGAGAAAGGAAAAGTATTTTGCTTTGTTGGCACATATTTTTTAGCAAATAGAATCCTGACCCATTTTAATCTTTCTGTATGAAACTATAGATAATTATGGAATCTCTCTCAGGTACCATTGTCCCCACATTCCTGTACATACAGTGAGTCACTTACGTTATAGCGTCCATCTTCAGTTTCCCTGTGCGCTTAATGAATTTCTCCAAGCTGTTTCCACTGGCGTACTCCATCACAATGCATGCAGCCAGCTGGTAACGGAGACAAAGAGGAAGAAAGTGAAACACAGATCATTTGGATAAACcatggggttatttttttttttttttgcacaattttcttGGCGCTATTCTTTACCTTTGTTTGGAAAGCTGCATGCGCGTGACAGAGGAATGGGCATCCAGAAGCCATCTTCAGTATTCGCACCTCCTTGGCAATAGATCTTCTATTCTCTGCTTTGTGTATCACCTTCATGGCTACAGGTTGGCTCTTGTTGGAACAAGTTGCCAACATTACCtggcaaaggaagaagaaaagatAAATGATTAGAGGGTCCCTTCTAGGGACACAGCAACTAAATGATTCTGGGACGATTAATATGTTTGCTTCTGTGGCAATATAAATTCCAATCTGTTATTTTATAGGCTGCAAAACTAATACCTTGTAAATTAGTGGCAAATATTACTACTACTATCAGGCCTGGAACTAGTGGAAGGCACCGGTACTCTCTCCTCTTGTCACCACACCCCCAGTGTGGCCGGccaaggttgcctagggcatctggTTGACTTGGCCTGCCCCTGACTACTATTATGGCAAATAAAGTCTGTTAGGATTGGCCATATTATTAGGGCCGATTTAAAGAAACTGCTGGGTGAGAGAATATTGGATTGAATGTTTAGAGTGAAGATTTACAGCCTTTTTGGTTTAACATTTGCTAGTGCCCTGTTACAGATAAACAAAACTCACTCTTCTATTGCTCAAGACATATCCAAGGAGTAAATAAGCATTCAACCTTAAAGGTGTGCTTCaccttttaagtatgttatagaatcgccaattctaaacaacttcattatttattttttatagttttttcattatttgcctttttctttcaagctgaccccatctaaaaaacagattctctgtaaggctacaagtgtattggtatagctacttttaattactaatctttctattcaggccctctcctatttatatcacttattcaattcagtgcatggttgctagggtgatgtggaaactagcaactagattgttaaaattgtaaactggagagatgGTGagtacaaagctaaataactcaaaaactgaagtaagtaataaaaaaatgaaacctattgcaaaatatctctctctacattatactaaaagtaaacacaAATGGACCAAATGTAAAATTCTCCCCTTCCTGTCTTTAGCCCACACAATTTGGAAATGATTGAATTAAGGTGTCTTTTCTAGTAGCCAAATAATTCTGTCAGAACTGAAGGGCTtgaaaggtcattaataaattgaGAATTAGTGAGGCAAAAGTAAGAGTAAATCTTTGACAGTGTCCTGTTATAAAGACTCAAGTACAAGTacaatgtgcagttttgcaaggGAGGCCTGAGAGTAGCGGCTTGAACCAGTGCACTGATGTGCCAATGTTAAAGAGGACTGTGTATAGGCACAGATATTATTAC
Proteins encoded in this region:
- the LOC108708057 gene encoding protein kinase C theta type, which codes for MEGYTKSEEGGNIQKRPCLEEKRPLQLMVTSYSTHAVLGHGGFGTVMLATCSNKSQPVAMKVIHKAENRRSIAKEVRILKMASGCPFLCHAHAAFQTKLAACIVMEYASGNSLEKFIKRTGKLKMDAITFYTAEIICGLQFLHANGIVHRDIKLDNILLTGEGHIKIADFGVAVEGMFGQRKVKGKAGTVQYMAPEVLQRREYDAGADWWSLGIVICKMATGMTPFTSSVIHDEPLFPKCLGAEIKDLLHKLLEKDPEKRLGFIGNIRAHPVFNSINWEQLERQEVPPPLYPAELTLDKKYFKQPRMLMEEAGSDSSNEKSMELSYLNDSWKS